A window of Jannaschia sp. M317 contains these coding sequences:
- a CDS encoding EcsC family protein, with product MKDHDSAQVFPPLDREDELDRIAERMQAASGTGMQLLNLIGTQAESLIDMLPGPVKAGLESATAAALQQSFKAAAISRNRVADASDWLTRAMTLGTGAAGGFGGLPTALAELPVTTTVILRAIQGIADEHGFDPAKPEIRAACLKVFAAAGPMDNDDGTDLSFITMRLTLVGGTVQGLIAKVAPRLAIPLGQKLAAQAVPFVGAAAGAATNYIYTSYYQEMARVQFGLMRLAEQEGESLEALTLDLKKRLL from the coding sequence ATGAAAGATCATGACAGCGCACAGGTTTTCCCGCCGCTCGACCGGGAAGACGAACTCGACCGAATTGCCGAACGGATGCAGGCCGCGTCCGGCACCGGCATGCAGCTTCTCAACCTGATCGGCACCCAGGCCGAAAGCCTGATCGACATGTTGCCCGGCCCGGTCAAGGCCGGGTTGGAATCCGCCACCGCCGCCGCCTTGCAACAAAGTTTCAAGGCCGCTGCCATATCGCGAAACCGGGTGGCCGATGCCTCTGACTGGCTGACGCGCGCGATGACTTTGGGCACCGGCGCCGCAGGCGGCTTCGGCGGCCTGCCGACGGCCCTGGCCGAGCTGCCGGTGACGACGACTGTGATCCTGCGGGCCATTCAGGGCATTGCCGACGAACACGGGTTTGACCCTGCAAAGCCCGAGATACGCGCCGCGTGCCTGAAGGTGTTTGCCGCCGCCGGTCCGATGGACAACGACGATGGCACCGACCTCAGCTTCATCACGATGCGGCTGACATTGGTGGGCGGTACCGTACAGGGGTTGATCGCCAAGGTCGCGCCGCGGCTGGCCATCCCACTGGGGCAGAAGCTGGCGGCGCAGGCGGTGCCCTTTGTGGGGGCCGCAGCAGGGGCGGCGACGAACTATATCTATACCAGCTACTATCAGGAAATGGCGCGTGTGCAGTTCGGCCTGATGCGTCTGGCCGAGCAGGAGGGCGAGAGCCTGGAGGCCCTGACGCTCGACCTCAAGAAGCGGCTTTTGTGA
- a CDS encoding FAD-binding oxidoreductase: MTYAPATGAFAEALRADLPPETFRPLEPRYTEEPRGRWQGRGGLLVAPASVAEVATLVRAAGQAGVPIVPYGGGTGLVGGQVAGDLTDPLILSLERLNRIRSVDPVENALVAEAGVILQVAQDAAEAADRLFPLSIASQGSARIGGILSTNAGGVNVLRYGNARDLCLGLEAVLPDGSVLNGLSPLRKNNTGYDLRHLLIGAEGTLGIITAATLKLLPRPVRTGAAMLAVRDPQAALDLLNLARDRIGEGVSAFELIGRAGLDFLTETLPDVRLPIGHPDWSVLIDLGLGASGDPEGALTSLFETAHARGLVTDGTIAQSEQQRQDFWAVRENIPEANRRIGSISSHDISVPLAAIPAFIADGPGILAKIGDFRINCFGHVGDGNLHYNVFPQSGRSRADHEDQREAIKSAVHDLTHSHGGSVSAEHGVGRLKVGDLERYVDPTKLLAMRAIKGALDPRGIMNPGVMLRAR, from the coding sequence ATGACCTATGCCCCCGCGACCGGCGCCTTTGCCGAGGCGCTCCGAGCTGATCTGCCGCCCGAAACCTTTCGCCCGCTGGAGCCGCGCTATACAGAAGAGCCGCGCGGGCGGTGGCAGGGGCGGGGGGGCTTGCTGGTGGCACCCGCTTCGGTGGCAGAGGTCGCGACATTGGTGCGCGCGGCGGGGCAGGCGGGGGTGCCGATCGTGCCCTATGGCGGCGGCACTGGTCTGGTCGGCGGACAAGTGGCGGGCGACCTGACGGACCCGTTGATCCTGTCGCTGGAACGGCTGAACCGGATCCGGTCGGTGGACCCGGTCGAAAATGCTCTGGTGGCCGAGGCGGGTGTGATCCTGCAGGTGGCGCAGGACGCGGCCGAGGCGGCGGATCGTCTGTTCCCGCTGAGCATCGCGTCACAGGGCAGCGCGCGGATCGGCGGGATCCTGTCGACCAATGCGGGCGGCGTGAATGTCCTGCGCTATGGCAATGCGCGTGACCTGTGCCTGGGGCTGGAGGCGGTGCTGCCGGACGGGTCGGTCCTGAACGGGTTGTCGCCGCTGCGCAAGAACAACACGGGATATGACCTGCGGCACCTGTTGATCGGGGCCGAGGGTACTCTGGGCATCATTACCGCCGCGACGCTGAAGCTGCTGCCGCGCCCTGTCAGGACCGGGGCCGCGATGCTGGCCGTCCGCGACCCGCAGGCGGCGCTGGACCTGCTGAACCTGGCGCGGGACCGGATCGGAGAGGGCGTTTCCGCCTTTGAGCTGATCGGCCGCGCCGGTCTCGACTTTCTGACCGAAACCTTGCCCGATGTGCGCCTGCCGATCGGGCACCCGGATTGGTCCGTCCTGATCGACCTGGGGCTGGGGGCTAGCGGCGACCCGGAGGGGGCGCTGACGTCGCTGTTCGAGACGGCGCATGCGCGCGGGCTGGTGACCGACGGGACCATCGCCCAGTCGGAACAACAGCGGCAGGATTTCTGGGCCGTGCGCGAAAACATCCCCGAGGCGAACCGGCGCATCGGGTCGATCAGCAGCCACGATATCTCCGTTCCGCTGGCCGCGATTCCGGCCTTCATCGCCGATGGTCCGGGGATCCTGGCGAAGATCGGGGATTTCAGGATCAACTGCTTTGGGCATGTCGGGGACGGCAACCTGCACTACAACGTTTTCCCGCAATCGGGCCGCAGCCGCGCGGATCATGAAGACCAGCGCGAGGCGATCAAGTCCGCCGTGCACGACCTGACCCATTCCCACGGCGGATCGGTCAGCGCGGAACATGGGGTCGGGCGGCTGAAAGTCGGTGATCTGGAACGCTATGTGGATCCGACCAAACTGCTGGCGATGCGGGCGATCAAGGGGGCGCTGGATCCACGGGGCATCATGAACCCCGGCGTCATGTTGCGCGCCAGGTAA
- a CDS encoding pitrilysin family protein — protein MSVQITRFPNGFRVVTEHMPGLQSASVGIWVGAGGRHEASEQNGIAHFLEHMAFKGTDRRSALQIAEEIEDVGGYINAYTSREVTAYYARVLKDDVPLAVDLIADIVLNPVFDEREIEVERGVILQEIGQAMDTPDDIIFDWLQEAAYPEQPMGRTILGPSERVSAFGRRDLTDFVQQNYGPGQMILSAAGAVDHDAIVRLAESLFGHLPAQPQKLPELSRYQGGEARHVRRLEQAHVALGFDQPGYRDDDIYTAQIFASVMGGGMSSRLFQEAREKRGLCYTIFASVGAYSDTGLLTVYAGTAEEDVAGLTTLTMDELRRAADDMSEAEVARARTQMKSGMLMGLESPSSRAERLARVVAIWDRVPPLSEVVDRIDAVDAAAVRAHAERLTQGAPTLALYGPVDSAPDVETLRRRLAA, from the coding sequence ATGAGCGTGCAGATCACGCGGTTCCCCAACGGCTTTCGTGTTGTGACCGAACACATGCCCGGCCTGCAATCCGCCAGCGTCGGCATCTGGGTTGGGGCCGGCGGGCGCCACGAGGCAAGCGAACAGAACGGCATCGCCCATTTTCTTGAACACATGGCGTTCAAGGGGACGGACCGCCGATCTGCCCTGCAGATCGCCGAAGAGATCGAGGACGTGGGCGGCTATATCAACGCTTATACCTCCCGCGAGGTGACCGCCTATTACGCCCGGGTGCTCAAGGACGATGTGCCGCTGGCCGTCGATCTGATCGCCGACATCGTGTTGAACCCTGTCTTCGACGAGCGCGAGATCGAGGTGGAGCGGGGCGTCATCCTGCAGGAAATCGGGCAGGCGATGGACACGCCCGACGACATCATATTTGACTGGCTGCAGGAAGCGGCCTATCCGGAACAGCCGATGGGCCGCACCATCCTGGGTCCGTCGGAACGGGTGTCGGCCTTTGGGCGCCGTGACCTGACGGATTTCGTGCAGCAGAATTATGGGCCCGGACAGATGATCCTGTCAGCCGCAGGGGCGGTAGATCATGACGCCATCGTGCGCCTGGCCGAATCGCTGTTCGGACATTTGCCCGCGCAGCCCCAGAAGCTGCCGGAATTGAGCCGCTACCAGGGCGGCGAGGCGCGCCATGTACGGCGTCTGGAACAGGCGCATGTCGCGCTCGGTTTCGATCAACCCGGGTACCGCGACGACGATATCTATACCGCACAGATCTTTGCCAGTGTCATGGGCGGCGGCATGTCGTCCCGTCTGTTTCAGGAGGCCCGCGAAAAGCGCGGCCTCTGCTATACGATCTTTGCCAGTGTCGGGGCCTATTCCGATACCGGGCTGCTGACCGTCTATGCCGGCACCGCCGAGGAAGACGTGGCCGGTCTGACGACGCTGACCATGGATGAGCTTCGGCGCGCCGCGGACGACATGTCCGAGGCGGAGGTGGCGCGGGCCCGGACGCAGATGAAGTCGGGGATGCTGATGGGGTTGGAATCGCCCTCGTCACGGGCGGAACGTCTGGCCCGGGTCGTGGCGATCTGGGATCGGGTGCCGCCCCTGTCCGAGGTCGTGGACCGGATCGACGCCGTCGATGCCGCCGCCGTCCGCGCCCACGCGGAGCGGTTGACGCAGGGGGCGCCGACACTGGCGCTCTATGGCCCGGTCGACAGCGCACCGGACGTGGAGACCCTGCGCAGGCGGCTCGCCGCGTGA
- a CDS encoding GNAT family N-acetyltransferase, whose product MELVRETDADIWEVEALMDLCFAPGRTALSSYRLRDDVPPARDLCLLARGEAGEVAGAIRFWPVRIGGARDWDAMLLGPVAVHPTRQGEGLGAFLIQSGLDRAAVAGVDRVLLVGDAPYYRRFGFARLDGVEMPPPTNPDRVLGVWDWDGVAGEVCRAI is encoded by the coding sequence ATGGAACTGGTGCGCGAAACCGATGCGGATATCTGGGAGGTAGAGGCCCTCATGGATCTCTGCTTTGCGCCGGGTCGCACGGCGCTTTCGTCGTATCGATTGCGCGATGATGTGCCGCCTGCGCGGGATCTGTGCCTGCTGGCGCGCGGCGAGGCTGGGGAGGTGGCGGGCGCGATCCGGTTCTGGCCGGTGCGGATTGGGGGCGCGCGGGATTGGGACGCGATGTTGCTGGGCCCAGTGGCCGTTCACCCGACGCGCCAGGGTGAAGGTCTGGGGGCCTTTCTGATTCAGTCGGGTCTGGACCGCGCAGCGGTGGCGGGTGTGGACCGGGTGCTGCTGGTGGGGGACGCGCCCTATTACCGGCGGTTTGGCTTTGCCCGGCTGGACGGGGTCGAGATGCCGCCGCCGACAAACCCCGACCGCGTTCTGGGCGTTTGGGATTGGGACGGGGTCGCAGGCGAGGTCTGTCGCGCGATTTGA
- a CDS encoding peptidase — MKRPSRPVARQSVDWLAAHEQHMKWLALALGLGSTVAIVQNWHPWPMILGLPFCLIWIFCAWLHGERQLKYINMLFSALYLYGLTRWILFG; from the coding sequence GTGAAGCGTCCGTCCCGTCCTGTCGCCCGTCAGTCCGTGGACTGGCTGGCGGCGCACGAACAACACATGAAATGGCTGGCCCTGGCCCTTGGGCTGGGCAGCACCGTGGCCATCGTTCAGAACTGGCATCCCTGGCCGATGATCCTGGGTCTGCCGTTCTGCCTGATCTGGATCTTCTGCGCCTGGCTGCATGGCGAGCGGCAGTTGAAATATATCAACATGCTGTTCTCGGCTCTGTACCTTTACGGTCTGACGCGCTGGATCCTTTTTGGATAG
- a CDS encoding STAS/SEC14 domain-containing protein, which yields MPAPTIRRIPTVDPATFAFEIEGEVSAEEMETLAKQMNAAFDTYDQVNMLLVFAPYGGSELGAGLDWESIRSRFRSLSHVNKYAVVGAPEGAAMMIEAVGRMIPVEARTFDLPDIDAAWDFVGTRPA from the coding sequence ATGCCCGCCCCGACCATCCGCCGCATCCCGACCGTCGACCCCGCCACCTTTGCCTTCGAGATCGAGGGCGAGGTCTCCGCCGAGGAAATGGAGACGTTGGCCAAGCAGATGAACGCAGCCTTCGATACCTATGATCAGGTCAACATGCTGCTGGTTTTCGCGCCCTACGGCGGCAGCGAGCTGGGCGCGGGGCTGGATTGGGAATCGATCCGGTCGCGGTTCCGGTCGCTGTCGCACGTCAACAAATACGCCGTCGTCGGCGCGCCCGAGGGGGCGGCGATGATGATCGAGGCGGTGGGCCGGATGATCCCGGTAGAGGCGCGGACCTTCGATCTGCCCGACATCGATGCCGCCTGGGACTTTGTCGGCACACGCCCGGCCTGA
- a CDS encoding flavin reductase family protein yields MFYRPEDGHGLPHNPFNAIVSPRPIGWISTRGQLGDNLAPYSFFNAVAYVPPQVMFASTSAKPDRDNTKDSVAQIRETGVFCVNIVEHAVRDAMNATSAGLPAGEDEFAAAGVQKAACETIDCPRVAGAPAALECRLTQIVPLPGDSNVAVFGEVTGVHIRDECLRDGRFDVTTFQPLARMGYRDYTTVRDVFELTRPDD; encoded by the coding sequence ATGTTCTACCGCCCCGAAGACGGCCACGGCCTGCCGCACAATCCGTTCAATGCCATCGTCTCGCCGCGCCCGATCGGCTGGATTTCCACGCGCGGGCAGCTTGGGGACAACCTGGCCCCCTATTCGTTCTTCAACGCGGTGGCCTATGTGCCGCCTCAGGTGATGTTCGCCTCGACCTCGGCCAAACCGGACCGGGACAATACCAAGGACAGCGTGGCCCAGATCCGCGAAACCGGCGTGTTCTGCGTCAATATCGTCGAACATGCGGTGCGTGACGCGATGAACGCAACCTCGGCGGGCCTGCCTGCGGGCGAGGATGAGTTTGCCGCGGCCGGGGTGCAAAAGGCCGCCTGCGAAACCATCGACTGTCCCCGCGTGGCCGGGGCCCCGGCAGCCCTGGAATGCCGCCTGACCCAGATCGTGCCCCTGCCCGGCGACAGCAATGTCGCGGTCTTCGGCGAGGTGACGGGCGTGCATATCCGCGACGAATGTCTGCGCGACGGCCGATTTGACGTGACGACCTTCCAGCCGTTGGCCCGGATGGGATATCGCGACTACACGACCGTCCGAGACGTTTTCGAGCTGACCCGCCCGGACGACTGA
- a CDS encoding DUF2927 domain-containing protein, with the protein MRLAAVFLLAALPAAAQEFVVVPGPLTDEEFYRAVACAAPPGDACQKPILRWPEDKRQDLTVALVSVTPALLPYQRAIFEAGLDAALGQINALDAGVRLTRIAGGRGATDIAIHVVATPPGQVMEDTGVEGLDGNVLPLGRVALRARDNEIREALIAISAQARRREIASILLEEVTQALGLMTDIEGPDYRRSVFAETGNSVVRLEGQDAMALRRHYRGAPTADEES; encoded by the coding sequence GTGAGACTGGCCGCCGTCTTTCTGCTGGCTGCCCTGCCCGCCGCGGCGCAGGAATTCGTCGTCGTGCCCGGCCCTCTGACGGACGAAGAATTCTATCGCGCGGTCGCCTGCGCCGCGCCGCCGGGCGACGCCTGCCAAAAACCGATCCTGCGCTGGCCGGAAGACAAGCGCCAGGATCTGACCGTCGCGCTGGTCTCGGTCACGCCCGCGCTGCTGCCCTATCAGCGCGCCATCTTCGAGGCCGGTCTGGACGCCGCTCTGGGCCAGATCAACGCGCTGGACGCGGGGGTGCGCCTGACCCGGATCGCGGGCGGACGCGGAGCCACGGACATTGCCATCCACGTGGTCGCCACGCCGCCGGGTCAGGTGATGGAAGACACCGGGGTCGAGGGGCTGGACGGCAATGTCCTGCCGCTGGGTCGCGTGGCCCTGCGCGCCCGCGACAACGAGATCCGCGAGGCATTGATCGCCATCTCCGCACAGGCGCGCCGCCGGGAAATCGCCTCGATCCTGCTGGAAGAGGTGACCCAGGCCCTGGGCCTGATGACCGATATCGAGGGGCCGGATTACCGCCGCTCCGTCTTTGCCGAGACCGGCAATTCCGTCGTCCGGCTGGAAGGTCAGGACGCCATGGCGCTGCGGCGTCACTACCGGGGTGCCCCCACAGCCGACGAGGAAAGCTGA
- a CDS encoding adenine phosphoribosyltransferase: MQRKTVRDYIRTIPDFPHEGIMFRDVTTLFADARGMRLCVDQLLAPWAGEPIDAVAGLEARGFILGGAIAHQLGTGFVPIRKKGKLPGETFSQDYALEYGTATVEIHRDALPAGSRVLLVDDLLATGGTARAGISLLERLGCDIVGCAFVVDLPELGGRKVLEDMGMQIHTICDFEGA; this comes from the coding sequence ATGCAGCGCAAGACGGTCCGCGACTATATCCGTACCATTCCCGATTTCCCTCACGAAGGGATCATGTTCCGAGACGTGACCACCTTGTTTGCCGATGCGCGGGGCATGCGGCTGTGCGTGGATCAGCTGCTGGCCCCCTGGGCCGGCGAGCCAATCGACGCTGTCGCGGGCCTGGAGGCGCGGGGCTTTATCCTGGGCGGAGCCATCGCGCATCAGCTGGGCACCGGCTTCGTTCCGATCCGTAAAAAGGGCAAACTGCCCGGAGAGACGTTCAGCCAGGATTACGCGCTGGAATACGGCACCGCCACGGTCGAAATCCACCGCGACGCCCTGCCCGCCGGGTCTCGGGTTCTGCTGGTCGACGATCTTCTGGCGACCGGCGGCACCGCGCGGGCGGGGATTTCCCTTCTGGAACGGCTGGGCTGCGATATCGTCGGCTGTGCCTTCGTCGTCGACCTGCCAGAGCTGGGCGGCCGGAAGGTGCTGGAAGACATGGGCATGCAGATCCATACGATCTGCGATTTCGAGGGCGCGTGA
- a CDS encoding MBL fold metallo-hydrolase, with the protein MRLLLACLLLSPTILFAQDRRPSHCIAIAEAPGLAYIQTASFAAPLPDDYTVRLNYIDHAMFLLETPGGLRAVTDFVGFIGATRLPDVVTMNRAHISHWDPTPDPEIPHVLPGWSDRVGDPANHHLDLGEMLVRSVSTDIRSRAGVGVERNGNSIFVFEVGGLCIGHLGHLHHEPTAEQYAALGRLDVVMAPVDGGLTVDIPTMIRVLTRLRSSLILPMHWFGEGTLQQFLAGMSGDFAVERRAESHIEVSLRTLPSQPTIVVLRPSYLTDPE; encoded by the coding sequence ATGCGCCTACTGCTTGCCTGCCTGCTTTTGAGTCCGACGATCCTGTTTGCGCAGGATCGCAGGCCCAGCCATTGCATCGCCATCGCCGAGGCACCGGGTCTGGCCTATATCCAGACCGCCAGTTTCGCGGCGCCGCTGCCCGACGATTACACTGTGCGGCTGAACTACATCGACCACGCCATGTTCCTGCTGGAAACGCCGGGCGGGTTGCGCGCCGTGACCGATTTCGTGGGTTTCATCGGGGCCACGCGCCTGCCCGACGTGGTCACCATGAACCGTGCCCACATCTCCCATTGGGACCCGACGCCGGACCCGGAGATTCCCCATGTCCTGCCCGGCTGGTCGGACCGCGTGGGCGACCCGGCGAACCATCACCTGGATCTGGGCGAAATGCTCGTGCGGTCGGTGTCCACCGATATCCGATCCCGAGCCGGGGTGGGGGTGGAGCGGAACGGCAATTCCATTTTCGTGTTCGAGGTGGGGGGCCTGTGTATCGGTCACCTGGGTCATCTGCACCATGAACCGACGGCCGAACAATATGCCGCGCTTGGTCGGCTGGATGTGGTCATGGCCCCGGTCGATGGCGGGCTGACCGTGGACATCCCGACGATGATCCGGGTGCTGACGCGGCTGCGGTCCTCGCTGATCCTGCCGATGCATTGGTTCGGCGAAGGCACCTTGCAGCAATTCCTTGCCGGCATGTCTGGCGACTTCGCGGTTGAGCGTCGCGCGGAAAGCCATATTGAGGTCTCGCTCCGAACCCTGCCGTCGCAGCCGACCATCGTGGTGCTGCGCCCCTCTTATCTGACGGACCCTGAATGA
- a CDS encoding SulP family inorganic anion transporter encodes MRVAPTAPLNPARFRIEILAGLTVALALVPEAVAFAFVAGVNPLVGLYAAFIVGLITALIGGRPGMISGATGALAVVMVSLVAQHGVEYLFATVVLMGLLQIFAGVMRWGKFIRLVPHPVMLGFVNGLAIVIFLAQLTQFRTADGSWLPPTDILLMLGLVAVTMAVIWGLPKVTNIIPAPLAGIGVTAAIVILFGLPTPTVGDMASISGGLPMFHIPMVPINLETLQIILPYALILAAIGLIESLLTLNLVGEITGQRGGASQECIAQGAANTVTGFFGGMGGCAMIGQSMINVKSGGRTRVSGISAALFLLAFIVVAAPLIERIPLAALVGVMFMVVIGTFAWNSLKILFKVPRIDAVVIILVTVVTVMTDLAIAVVVGVIVSALAYAWQNATRIRATTYETPEGARVYQVNGPLFFGSAAGFTELFDPKEDPSVVIVDFAESRVADQSALQAIEALAAKYEAAGKTIQLRHLSRDCHKLLTRAGHLIIDSDDDPDYAIAANYSVRTGILEGGH; translated from the coding sequence CTGCGCGTCGCCCCCACCGCCCCGCTGAACCCCGCCCGATTCCGCATCGAGATTCTGGCCGGTCTGACCGTCGCCCTGGCGCTTGTGCCCGAAGCCGTTGCCTTTGCTTTCGTGGCGGGGGTCAACCCGCTGGTCGGTCTTTATGCGGCCTTTATCGTGGGGTTGATCACGGCGTTGATCGGCGGACGGCCCGGCATGATTTCGGGCGCGACCGGGGCCTTGGCCGTGGTGATGGTCAGCCTGGTGGCGCAGCACGGTGTGGAATACCTCTTTGCGACGGTCGTTCTGATGGGATTGTTGCAGATCTTCGCGGGCGTGATGCGTTGGGGCAAATTCATCCGCCTGGTGCCGCACCCGGTGATGCTGGGCTTTGTCAACGGCCTGGCCATCGTCATCTTTCTGGCTCAGCTGACGCAGTTCCGCACGGCGGACGGGTCCTGGCTGCCGCCTACGGATATCCTGCTGATGCTGGGCCTGGTGGCCGTGACCATGGCGGTGATCTGGGGCCTGCCCAAGGTGACGAACATCATCCCCGCGCCCCTGGCCGGGATCGGCGTGACCGCCGCCATCGTGATTCTGTTCGGATTGCCGACGCCGACCGTTGGCGACATGGCCTCGATCTCTGGCGGGCTGCCCATGTTCCACATCCCCATGGTTCCGATCAACCTGGAGACGTTGCAGATCATCCTGCCCTATGCCCTGATCCTTGCGGCCATCGGCCTGATCGAAAGCCTTCTGACCCTGAACCTGGTTGGTGAAATCACCGGTCAGCGCGGCGGCGCGTCGCAGGAATGCATCGCTCAGGGTGCGGCCAACACGGTGACCGGGTTCTTTGGCGGCATGGGCGGTTGTGCCATGATCGGTCAGTCGATGATCAACGTGAAATCCGGCGGGCGCACCCGCGTCTCGGGTATCTCGGCGGCTCTGTTCCTGCTGGCCTTCATCGTGGTCGCGGCACCCTTGATCGAGCGGATCCCCCTGGCCGCGCTGGTGGGGGTGATGTTCATGGTGGTGATCGGCACCTTTGCGTGGAACTCGCTCAAGATCCTGTTCAAGGTGCCCCGCATCGACGCGGTGGTCATCATCCTGGTGACCGTTGTGACCGTGATGACCGACCTTGCCATCGCGGTGGTCGTGGGCGTCATCGTCTCGGCGCTGGCCTACGCCTGGCAGAACGCCACCCGCATCCGCGCCACCACCTACGAGACGCCGGAAGGCGCGCGCGTCTATCAGGTCAACGGGCCGCTGTTCTTCGGCTCTGCCGCCGGGTTCACCGAGCTGTTCGACCCCAAGGAGGACCCGTCCGTCGTGATCGTGGACTTCGCCGAAAGCCGGGTCGCGGATCAATCCGCCCTGCAGGCCATCGAGGCGCTGGCGGCCAAGTACGAGGCGGCCGGCAAGACGATCCAGCTGCGCCACCTCAGCCGCGACTGCCACAAACTGCTGACCCGCGCAGGCCACCTGATCATCGACAGCGACGATGACCCGGATTACGCCATCGCGGCCAACTATTCGGTCCGCACCGGCATCCTGGAAGGCGGCCACTGA
- a CDS encoding GNAT family N-acetyltransferase produces the protein MLPSFRKPKIETDRMVLRLPQHGDYRAWVSLREGSAPFLQPWEPEWAPDHLSRKSFTNRVYWAQRSQSQGSALALFLARKDDGMLMGAITLDNIRRGPAQSATMGYWIGQAHARQGYMHEAITALSYHAFRRLDLSRLEAACLEENGASRGLLEKSGFKYEGVAQSYLQIAGRWRNHVLYAMLRSDRRGRA, from the coding sequence ATGCTGCCCAGCTTTCGCAAGCCGAAGATCGAAACGGATCGGATGGTGCTGCGACTGCCGCAGCATGGCGATTATCGCGCCTGGGTGTCGCTGCGCGAAGGGTCCGCCCCGTTCCTGCAACCCTGGGAGCCGGAATGGGCCCCCGACCACCTGAGCCGCAAGAGCTTCACTAACCGGGTCTATTGGGCGCAACGCAGCCAGTCCCAGGGCTCTGCGCTGGCCTTGTTCCTGGCGCGCAAGGACGATGGCATGCTGATGGGGGCGATCACGCTGGACAACATCCGGCGCGGTCCGGCGCAATCGGCGACCATGGGGTATTGGATCGGACAGGCTCACGCACGGCAGGGCTATATGCACGAGGCGATCACGGCCCTGTCGTATCATGCCTTCAGGCGTCTGGACCTGAGCCGGTTGGAGGCCGCCTGTCTGGAAGAAAACGGGGCCTCCCGCGGGTTGTTGGAAAAATCCGGCTTCAAATACGAGGGCGTGGCGCAGAGCTATCTGCAGATCGCCGGGCGGTGGCGAAATCACGTGCTCTACGCGATGCTGCGGTCCGATCGGCGCGGCCGGGCCTGA
- a CDS encoding S-methyl-5'-thioadenosine phosphorylase — protein sequence MNPVIGIIGGSGLYQVDGLEDAVWTAFDTPWGAPSDDLLIGTLGGTRMVFLPRHGRGHVQTPSTVNYRANVAAMKAAGVTHLVSVSATGSFREDMAPGHFVIVDQFIDRTFAREKTFFGPGLVAHVSVADPVCPRLSAACAEAARQGGATVHEGGTYLAMEGPQFSTKAESHLYRQWGCDVIGMTNMPEAKLAREAELHYASVAMVTDFDSWHPDHGNVQITDILETLHGNVGRAAAMVAALPGLVGASCGAGCATALDHAIMTAPDARDPDMITRLSTIAGRVL from the coding sequence ATGAACCCTGTCATCGGCATCATCGGCGGCTCTGGCCTCTATCAGGTGGACGGGTTGGAAGACGCGGTCTGGACCGCCTTCGATACACCCTGGGGGGCACCGTCGGACGACCTGCTGATCGGGACGCTGGGGGGCACGCGCATGGTGTTTCTGCCGCGCCATGGGCGCGGGCACGTTCAGACGCCGTCGACGGTGAACTACCGCGCCAACGTGGCCGCGATGAAGGCGGCGGGGGTGACGCACCTCGTCTCCGTCTCGGCCACCGGGTCATTCCGAGAGGACATGGCACCGGGCCATTTTGTCATCGTCGACCAGTTCATCGACCGCACCTTCGCACGCGAGAAAACCTTTTTCGGACCAGGTCTGGTGGCTCATGTCTCGGTCGCAGATCCGGTCTGCCCCAGGCTGTCGGCAGCCTGCGCGGAAGCCGCGCGCCAGGGCGGGGCCACGGTGCACGAGGGCGGCACCTATCTGGCGATGGAGGGGCCGCAGTTTTCGACCAAGGCGGAATCGCATCTTTATCGGCAATGGGGCTGCGACGTGATCGGCATGACCAACATGCCCGAGGCAAAACTCGCCCGCGAGGCGGAGCTGCACTATGCCTCTGTCGCGATGGTCACCGATTTCGACAGCTGGCATCCGGATCACGGCAACGTTCAGATCACCGACATCCTCGAGACGCTGCACGGAAACGTCGGCCGCGCCGCCGCCATGGTCGCCGCGCTGCCGGGCCTTGTGGGCGCAAGCTGCGGCGCGGGCTGCGCCACGGCGCTGGACCATGCGATCATGACCGCCCCGGACGCACGCGACCCGGACATGATCACCCGCCTGTCCACCATCGCGGGCCGCGTGCTGTGA